TGTGATCCGGCCGGCATCCGGAGATCTCGACGTCGCCGCGTGTGATGGCAGCCGCGGCAGCGAATGTGCCCGCCTCAATGCGGTCGGGTATGATGCGGTGGCGGCAGCCGCGCAGCCCGTCGACGCCCTGGATCCGGATGGTACGCGTGCCGTCCCCATCGATGCGCGCCCCCATCTTCCGGAGCAGATCGGCAAGGTCGACAACCTCAGGCTCACAGGCGGCATTGTCGAGTATGGTCTCGCCCCGCGCCAGGCAAGCGGCCATCATCAGGTTCTCGGTGCCTGTGACCGTGACGGTGTCCATCATGATTTGGGCGCCCGTCAGGTGGCTGCAGCTGGCTTCCACATAGCCGTGGACGATGTCGCAGTGCGCCCCCATTTTCTCCAAGCCCATAAGATGGAGATTCACCGGCCGCGCGCCGATGGCACAGCCTCCGGGGAGTGAGACGCGTGCGAACCCGAACCGCCCCACCAGTGGGCCAAGAACGAGGATGGAGGCACGCATGGTCTTCACCAGCTCATAGGGCGCGTCGCGGGAGGTGAGCTGGTGATCGGCCTTCAGCCTCGCCAGGCCGGACGGGGTGATTTCCGCCGCAACGCCCATCTCGGCCAGAAGCCGCCGCGCTGTGAAGATATCCTGCACGCGCGGTATATTCTCGAGTTCAATGGTTTCCGGCGTGAGCAGTGAAGCGGCCATGGCAGGCAGGGCTGCGTTCTTGGCACCGCTGATCTCCACACGGCCGGCCAGCCGCGTTCCTCCCGTGATGCGAATCTTGTCCATCTTAACCCCCGTCAGTCAAAGACGAAACATGCCACCGACTGCACGCACTGGGCGCATTCTAATCGGTCCGATCCGTGACGCCTTGTGGTGGCCGTCACTGGATCCTCCGCTGCGCGACGAGGCAACGGGGGATGCTCTGCAGATCCTTGATAGTCAAGGTCACGGTCAAATCCGCCCGCTTGATGAGTTCCGCAGCCTCGCTCGCCTGCCCGGCGCCGACTTCCAGCAACAGGCAGCCTCCCGCTGCGAGACGCGCAGCTGCCTGCGGTATCAGGCGGCGCGAAGCCTCGAGCCCCGATTCCCCCCCGAACAGAGCCTGGTGAGGTTCGTGCTCGCGGACCACGCGGGGCAGTTCGGGCACATCCGCCCCGGAAATGTAGGGCGGGTTGCTGAGAATAAGGTCGAACAACGGCCGCGCCGGAAAGCAATCCAGGAGATCGCAGCAGACAAACCCGATGCGCGCCGCGGCGCCGAGCCGGTCCGCATTTTCCCGCGCCAGCACCAGCGCTTCTCTCGAAATGTCGGTCGCCCAGCCGCGCGCGCCGGGAAGCTCGCGCGCCACGGAGATCGCGATGCATCCCGAGCCGGTCCCGACATCCACAAACCGCACGCCTCCTCCGCGCCTGCGCACCCATTCCACCGCATGCTCCACCAGGATCTCAGTCTCCGGCCTGGGAATCAGCACCGCGGGCGTCACTCGAAAAGGAAGCCCATAGAATTCCCGTTCGCCTGTCAGATAGTGCAGGGGTTCCCCCGCCGCGCAATGCCTCGCCAGCGTCCGGAATTTCTCCCAGGCACCGGCAGCCAGCGGATCGTAGATGTGGCCGATAAGGCGTGCCCGTTCCCAACTCAGAATGTGCGCCAGAAGCACCTCAGCAGTCAGCCGGGGAGAGTCGACTTTCGCCCGCCGAAATTCCTCGGTCGCCCAACTGAGCGCGGCCCCGACGGTGGCGACCTCTTGCACCATGTGCTCCGAATTCATACTTCGACCCAAGTCCGGCGAGAGGATGCGCACTCCCCGATTCCGGCCTGAAATGCCCGGCCTGCGCTGTTTTGATGGAAATCAGGAAACGGGCATCCTGCCACCGCACTTCTCGTTAGTCTGCCTGGGATACGGGCATCACAACAGATTGCTTCAGTTTCTCAGCCTGGAAATGGGTGATCAGGGCTTCGATGACCGAACCTATGTTGCCGTCGAGGACACCGGCAAGGTTATGCACCGTCAATCCGATCCGGTGATCGGTCACGCGGTTCTGAGGGAAGTTATAGGTCCGGATCTTCTCGCTACGATCGCCGCTGCCCACCTGGCTGCGCCGGTTCTCGGCGATGGACTTCAGCTGCTCCTGCAGGGCGAGGTCGTACAACCGCGAGCGCAACACACGCAGCGCCTTGGCTCGGTTCTTGATCTGGGACTTTTCGTCCTGGCACGAAACCACCAGCCCCGTCGGGAGGTGGGTGATGCGCACTGCAGAGTAGGTCGTGTTGACGGATTGGCCCCCCGGCCCGGAAGAGCAGAAGGTATCGGTGCGGATGTCCTTGGGATCGATCTTGATCTCGACGTCATCGGCCTCGGGCAGGACTGCAACCGTCACGGCGGAAGTGTGGATCCGGCCGCTGGCTTCGGTGGCCGGAACCCGCTGGACCCGATGCACGCCGCTCTCGTACTTGAGCTTGCTGTAGACGCGCTCCCCTTCCACGATCGCGATGATCTCCTTGTACCCGCCCACCTCCGAAAGATGCTCCTCGGTAACCTCCACGCGCCATCCGCACTGCTCCGCGTAGCGTACGTACATGCGGAAGAGCTCGGCGGCAAACAACGTCGCTTCGTCGCCTCCGGTGCCGGCGCGGATCTCAAGCAGCACATTCTTTTCATCGTTGGGATCTTTGGGCATCAACAGCAGCTGAAGGTCCTTCTGGCAGGCGCCGGTCCGGGCTTCAAGCGCCGCCAGCTCCTCTTCCGCCAGCTTCCGCATTTCGGGGTCGGCTTCCGCTTCGAGCAGCATCTTGGTCTCTTCCATGCCGTGCAGAAGATCCTTATACTCCTTGAATTTTTCGACGATTCCGCTCAGGTCCCGGTGCGCCTTGGCATACTTCTGGTAGGCAGCCGGATTGGCATGAACCGCCGGGTCAGCCAACTGCCGGTTGAGCTCTTCGAATTTCTGCTCGAGTTCATTCAGCTTGTCGATCATGGGATTGCCCGTCGAAATTATAGGATATTTCCCTGGGCGCGGCCAGGAATGAGGGAGGCACAAAAGGTCCGCTAAGCGGCAGCCTGAGCCTCGCGCGCTTTGATGCTGTCGAGTGCAAGCGCTTCCTGGAGCGCGCGGATCGCGACTTCCAGCTGCTCGTCGCCGGGCTCTTTGGTCGTAATGCGCTGGAGCGTCAGACCAGGAAGAACCACCAGCCGGAAGAAGCCCTGCCGGCTGCGGGGAGCCGAGAAACGGATCAGCTCGTAGGACAGGCCCGAGATAAGCGGGATCAGTACCACACGCGAAAGGAAAATGGCCCAGAAGGCCTGGAACTTAAAAATGGAGAAGACCACGATGCTGACCACCATCACGAACAGCAGGAAGCTGGTGCCGCAGCGGGGGTGCAACGTGGACTTCTTACGGGCGTTTTCGACCGTCAGTTCTTCACGGGCTTCCCAGGTATAGACCACCTTGTGCTCGGCGCCGTGATATTGAAAAACGCGCTTGATGTCTTTCATCCTGCTTATCAGCAGGATGTAGGAAAGAAAGAACACGACCCGGATCACGCCGTCGACGAGGTTGAAGACAACCCAGTTGTGAACGGCCGCAAAATACCCCTTCAGCCACGTCGTGATGTAGAGCGGCACCAGGATGAAAATTCCGATAGCAACGATCGCGGCCGCACCCATTGACAACGCGATCGGCAGCCAGCTGCTGTCCCGGGATGTCTGGCCTGATGGGGTGGTCGCCGCAGCATCGGGTTTCGCTTCAGCATGCGCAACCGCCGCATTAAAGGAGAAGTTGAGCGTGCGGATTCCCAGCACCAGGGATTGCAGCAGGACAGCGAAACCGCGGACGACAGGCCACGTGAGGGGCTTCCAGACGTCGGCCAGACGGCGCACGGGCTCCTTCTTGACAGTCATCGAACCATCCGCGCGCCGGACCGCCACCGCATAGGCGTACGGCGTGCGCATCATGACGCCTTCGATCACTGCCTGCCCGCCGACAAGAATGTCTTCGGGTGACCCCTTTTTGTCGCTACCCGGCATGGATATATCCTCTATCCGTGGGCAGCCGCTATTTCAGACTGTACTTTTTCTGGAAACGTTCGATGCGGCCGGCAGTATCGATCAGCTTCTGCTTCCCGGTGAAGAAAGGATGGCAGGCCGAGCAGATCTCCAGGCGGATCTCCTTCTTCGTGGATCGAGTCTCAAACTGGTTCCCGCAGGCGCAACTTACCTGCACCTTATGGTATTGGGGATGTATATCCTTTTTCATGTACGCCTCACAAAAACCTTTATTATACCAGATGCTGCAAGAAACCGGCCACGGATTCCAGGAAACGCCTGGTTCGTGGAATCCACAGCTGAGGTTTCTTTCCGACTATCTAAATGTCACCGGCTCAGCCGGGCCATAGTAGATCCCGTTGAACAGGAACTTGAACGTGCCGTGCGGCTGGCCGCGGAAGAGAATCTCGGGCCCAAACAGAAACAGCTTGCCTTTCCCGACCGGCACCGCCACAACCGCTACTGTTTGTTCCAGATATCCCTGGCCCAGGGCCCAGCCGCTGCGCAGTGGCGTCTTGCTGTCAAACCAGGCCACCGGCCGCAGGTCCGCAAGAGAAGCAGCGGGTTCGAGGTGGAACACGGGGCTGTTGTCGAAGAAGAAGTCCACCAATTCCTCCATGCCGTAGGCCAGTGGATCGCTTGAATTCACGCGGCCCTGGAGCACGGAGCCGGGGACATAAAACTTGTCGCGCGCCAGATGCCTTTCTGTGCCGTCGGCCTGCTTCTCGGCCAGCCCGTCCGCGATCGGGAGGCCAAGGTGGTAGGCGAGGTTCGTCGAACTGCCGATCGTGAGAATGGTGCCGCCCTCTTCCAGGAACCTGCGCAGCTGCGGAACGGTCGTCGCCACGCTTATTGTGCCTACCCGATCCTTATATTCAGGGGGGATGGTCGCCTGGGCCCCCCCGCCAAAACCGCCACCACCACGGCCGCCGCGACCGCCGCCTTCCGCAGGGAGCGCCGGCATGGCGCCGCTGACAAAGATCAGCACGTCAAAATTAGAAGCGAGGTTGCCCGCGTCCAGCCTGGGTGGAAAAACCAGCTCGAACGGAGCCTCGAATTGCTCGAGCAACCATCGGGTCCAACCCGAATTCATATTGCCGCCATACTGGTCCCAGAGGCCGATGCGCACCGGCCGGAGCTTCAGAGCGTCGCCGGTCGGTCTCGTGGTGACCGCATCGAAGTTCAGGCCGAAGTCCCTGGCCAGCGTCCCCAAGACCGCTGCAGTGGTCGGCTTGGCGGGAATAAACAGCGTACCCGCCGGATAGTTCTTTCCATTGGCGCTGATCGGCTTTTTGAGCCAATACACTTCTTCATTGGCCTTCAACAACCGGTTGGTCGCGATAAATGCGTCGTTGATCTGATGGCTCAACAGGAAGCCAGCCGTCCCCTGGACAGACAAGACCTTGCCGGCAGGCGGCTTCGCAAAGCCGGTGATTTTTTCGAATGGTCCGTCAAAGCCATCGAGGATGCGGTCGAATTTGACGCCCATCTGGTAGGCCAGGGTCCAACCGGCGATGTCGTACGGAGGCCGCGGAGGACCACCCGGATACTGGAGGTCGTTCGGGTGATCCTGGGGTTCGAACATGTCCATGATGTGCGGCCGGAATGCCTGGGCGGCTTTGACGACGTAGGAACCGGCGGGATAGCTCTTGCCGCCGACCTGGAACGGAGCGGTAGCTCGATGAATGGTGATTCCGTTCTTGATCAGAGCGTTGACGAACTTGGTTGCGGTGAGAAAGTCGGGCTGGTCCGAGGGGATGATAAAGCCGCGAGGATCACGCCGCGAGGGATCCCGCATCATATCGTAATACTTCAACGCGACGCCGCCACCCCTGCCGCCGCTCCCACCCGGAGCCCCGCCGCGCCCGCCGGCCTGACCCGGGGCTCCGGCGCCAGCTGCTGTACTTGCAGCCGCACGGTCTCTCGCCTGAGCCTCTTCAATTGCCGTGATTTCTTTCGGATGCACGGTCCAGTTGTCACGGTTTCCTTTGTCGATGGAGTTTTTCCCCATGCGGTAAATGTTCATGAGGAACTCCTCCCGATACTTGGATGCCACGTCCAGAACCGCGCGGTCAGCCGTGATCGAATAGTCGATGGACTGCCGGAAATGCCACTCCTGCTGGGGCTGGATCGGGTAGGGAAGGTCCGCCCTCGGGAGCTGCTGCTGAGGGACAAACGAGATGCTCTGGGGAGTCGGATTGCCGATCGCTTCGGTCAGGAGTCCGATCATGTTGTGAAAGTAGACATCCGTCCGCAATCCTCCGTTCCACCAGGTAGAATAGCTCGAGCCGGTGCGCATCGTGGCCCCCGGTTTACCCTCGGCGATAAAACGGTCGTGCATGGCCGCCGCGACCAGGTCGATGCCGATGGGCACGAGCGGATCGAAATTATAATTGAACGGATCGCGGAAAGGCGGCGCAAACAGCACGGTCCCGGCTGGTCCGGTCTGGTGGTGGTTATAGACGATCAGGGGGAACCACTCGTGATAGAAAACGTTGTTGATGGCCGTGGTTTCCGGCATGTTCGACATGTAGAAGTCCCGATTGTCGTCATGGCCGACGTACTTGTGATATAGGACCGGCAGCCCGCTCATCGTGCGCTTGGCCGGATCCGGAGTCTGCATGTACCAGTTGGATACCAGATCCATCCCGTCGGGATTGACGATCGCGGCCAGGAGAATATCGTCGTTGAGCAGCCTAAGCGTCTCGGCATCATTCATGCTCACCATCTGCCAGACCAGTTCGATGAGCTGCTGCGCGCCCAGGCATTCGGTGGCGTGCAGACCTCCGTCGATCCATACGACGGCCTTGCCTTCACGCGCCAGGGCTCTAGCCTGCTCGTCGGTCAATCCTTCCGCCAGCGCCAGGCGGCCTGCGATCTCCTTCAGGTGCGGGAGTTTCTTCTGATTCTCAGGCGAAGTGATGACGGCCATAAACATCGTGCGATTGTCGGCAGTCTTGCCGATCTCGACGAGCTTGATGCGATCCGACTGCTGGGCCAGCTTTTTCCAGTAGTCGACCATTTGCGCGTAGTTCGCAAGCTGGTAGTCGTCACCGATGTTGAACCCGAAGTGCTCTTTGGGAGTCGTGATCTTGCTCTGGGCTGCGGCCGACAGCACGGTCAGCGTCACGGCCAGCAGACATACGAGGAAATGAGTTTTGAGCTTCACGGTGATTATCCTCACTGTTTACAGTTCGGTGGTTGATACGGGCCCACAGGTGCGCCTATTCTTTCATTACCGTCGATTCCGGGGCAAGCTCAAAAACTGCGGGGCGTCCGCGCGTATGGCGACTCGCCGCCGCCGTGGAGCGGAGCGACCCGCAGCGGGGAAAAATCAGGTGCGGGCAGACCTGCGCACCCCAGGGAGCCGTAACTTACATAAAAGCTTGTACTTGACAATACCGGGGGGCTGGGGTATAAAAGCGTTTTTATACTTCTTGTGATCGAAGGAATGATGACCCTTGGATTTGCTGCAGGCTTGGAACTTAAACCTTTCGGGTAATCCTCTTTTATTCCCGCCAGATCACAAAGCCATTATAGTATTTGCAAAGATCCTGAGCCGGTGCGATCCAAGCCGGTTTGGGTCAAATTCAGGAGGAGAGAATGCCATTTGACATCAACGACGCGCAGACGGACGCAGGAGGTTCTGCGGAGGAAAGCGCCCCATCCCGGCCCCAGTCTCAGAAGGGTGCCGATCAGAGTGAAGACAGCAGCTTTGAAGCACTTCTCGCGGCACACGAGGGAAGAACCCAGAGCTTTTCTGAAGGAGAAGTAATCCGAGGCAAGGTCATCGCCATCTCCGGCGGCGGCGTCATTGTGGACGTGGGATTCAAGTCCGAAGGCATCATACCAATTGCCCAATTTACGGACGAACAGGGCCGGGTCAGTATCAAAGTCGGCGACGCTGTGGACGTGTTTCTGGAGCAGACGGAGGATTCCGAGGGCTACGTCGTGCTTTCGCGTGAGAAAGCGGAGCGCATGAAGATCTGGGATGAGATCGAACGCGCCTATCGCGAGGGGTCCACGGTCAAGGGCAGGGTCATTGAGCGCATCAAGGGTGGCCTGGCAGTCGACATCGGCGTGCGCGCGTTTCTTCCCGGCTCGCAGATCGATCTGAGACCCGTCCGGAACCTCGACAGCCTGCGCGGTGAAGAGTTCGAGATGCGCGTCATCAAGGTCAACAAGAAGCGCGGCAACATCGTCCTCTCCCGCAAGGCCGTTCTGGAAGAATCCATGAAAGAGGAAAAGGCGAAAACCCTCGAAGTGCTCGAGGACGGCAAAGTCATGGAAGGCGTGGTCAAGAACATCACCGACTATGGCGCCTTCATTGACCTTGGCGGCGTCGATGGGCTCCTCCACATCACCGACATGTCCTGGGGACGCGTCAATCATCCTTCCGAGCTGTTTTCCGTCGGCGACAAGCTGAAAGTAAAGGTCATCAAGTTCAACCGCGAAGATGGCCGCGTCTCGTTGGGCTACAAACAGCTGACTGAGGATCCCTGGCTGCATGCGGACATGCGTTACCCCAAGAATATCCGCATCCAGGGAAAGGTCGTGAGCCTGACCGATTACGGAGCATTCGTCGAGCTCGAACCCGGCATTGAGGGCCTGATCCACATCTCGGAGATGACCTGGAACAAGCGTGTGAAGCACCCTTCCAAGATCGTGACCGTCGGCGACATGGTTGAGGTCGTGGTCCTGGACATCGACATCGAGGCGCGGAGGATCTCCCTCGGCCTGAAGCAGACGGAGCCGAATCCCTGGGATGTCATTGAAACGCGTTATGCGCCCGGCACGGTCATCACCGGGAAAGTGCGCAACGTCACGGATTTTGGGGCCTTTGTGGAAGTCGAGGAAGGCATCGACGGACTGGTCCACGTCTCCGATATGTCCTGGACCAAGCGCATCAAGCATCCCTCGGAAATGCTTAAAAAAGGTGACGAGGTCCAGGCCGTCATTCTCAGCATCGACGCCGCGAACCAGAAGCTCAGCCTCGGCATCAAGCAGCTGGAGCCCGATCGTTGGGAAGATTGGTTTAGCCGCCACCAGCTCGGTCAGATCGTGCGGGGCAAGATTGCCCGCATGACCAATTTCGGCGCTTTCGTCGAGCTCGAGGAGGGAATCGAAGGACTATGCCATGTGTCCGAGTTGGACGATAAGCATGTCGAGAAGCCCACGGAATTCCTCAACGTCGGCCAGGAAGTCGAAATGAGAATCATCAAGCTCAACCTGGCCGAAAAGAAGATCGGGCTGAGTTTGAAGGCGATGAAGGAGGAAGAGCCGCGGCTCGAGTTCACTTCCTACATGGCGTCAGCCGACTCCGGCAACGCGTCGATGGGGGAGCGTCTCGGCGATCAATTGCAGCGCTTGAAGAAACCCAGCACCGACTGATCTGCAGTCGGCAGGATCTGAATCCATGCCTGAACGGCGATCCAATCTCTTGCTGTGGCTGGTAGTGGGGGGTGGGGCTGTGCTCTTTTTTGCCATCTCCCTCCTGGCGCTGGCTCTGTATTTTTCCGGCGGCGCGGGCTCTTCCTTTTCCTTTTCGAGCAACGCGGTTGCGGTGCTCGACCTGGAAGGAATCATCTTCGATTCCAAGGAATTCACAGATCAACTCAAAGACATCGGCAGCTCGCCGGGAGTACGGGCTGTGGTGCTGCGAGTCAACAGCCCCGGCGGCGGCGTTGCGGCCTCCCAGGAAATGTTCGAGGCGGTGCGGAAGTTTCGCGCCGAAACTCGCAAGAAGGTGGTCGTCAGCATGGCGTCTGTGGCCGCTTCCGGCGGCTATTACGTCGCCTGCGCAGCCGACAGGATTTACGCCAATCCCGGCAGCATCACCGGCAGCATCGGCGTTATTGTCGAGTGGTATAACTACTCGGAGTTGCTGAAGTGGGCGAAGCTGCAGGACATCGTTTTCAAGAGCGGCGAGTTCAAGGATACCGGATCTCCCTCCCGCCCGCTCACGGATGCCGAGAAGGCCTATTTCCAAAGCCTCATTCAAAACATGTACGGCCAGTTCATCAAGGATGTGGCCGCCAGCCGCAGGATGAACCAGGCCGACGTGGAAAAGCTGGCCGATGGTCGCGTCTATACCGGCCTGGAGGCCAAGAACAATGGCTTGGTGGATGAGCTGGGCGCGCTGCAGGACGCCGTCGCTGCAGCCGCCAAGATGGCCGGCATCGTCGGCGAACCGAGAATTGTCACTCCACCGAAGAAGAAGATTTCAATCTTGGATATACTGCTGGGAGACGCCCGATCTGTCCTCACCTTGAATCCGGATCGTTCGGAGTCTCACATACGATTTCAATACCTTTGGAAATAATCTTGGAGACAAATCGTAATGACTAAAGCAGAATTGGTTGAAGAAGTCGCCGGCCAGTCAGAACTGACCAAGAAGGATGCAGAAGTCATCGTCCAGACCGTCCTGGACAGCATCACCGATTCCCTGCAGCGGGGTGAGAAGATCGAACTCCGCGGCTTCGGTTCCTTCCGCATCCGCCACCGGGCTTCACGCCAGGGTCGAAATCCCAAAACGGGCAGCGGCGTGACTGTCCCGGCCAAAAAGGTCCCATACTTCAAGCCCGGCAAGGAAATCAAGGATCTGATCAACGTCTAATGGACCGATTGTGGACGCCCTGGCGTTATGACTATATAACCAGGATCGATCACACTGACGCCGGTTGCGTTTTCTGCCGCATAGTCGCCGCGCGCGAAAAGGACCGGGAGAACTTCCTCCTCTTCCGCGGCAGAACGCTGTTCGTCATCCTGAACCTCTTTCCCTACACGTCCGGGCACATGCTGATCGTCGCCAACCGGCACATCTCCCTCCTCGGCGATGCTGCCAAAGAGGAGCTTCACGATTTTCTCATCGTGGCCCAACGGTGTGAGGCTGCGTTGCAGAACGAATACCATCCTGATGGATTCAATCTCGGTTTCAACCTGGGCAGAATGGCCGGCGCGGGGGTCGATCACCACCTGCACATGCATGTCCTGCCGCGTTGGACCGGCGACACCAGCTTTGTTTCGATCGTGTCGGAGACGCGAGTTTTGCCCGAGCAACTCCCCAAGACTTACCAGCGCCTGCTCCCCCATTTTCACGATCTCGAATAGCGGGGAGCGGCGGAGCGGCGGCGGGCTCCAGCCTGGAACGCCGAGGAATATGACTTAGGGTTCGTCCCTGGGTATGAAGCCACGCGCCCAGAGCGCTGCACGAGCTCGCGCCCGAGACTGCGGACTGATATAAAAGAAAGCACCCACTCTTCGAGAGCTGAAGAAAATCCCGCCGGTATATTGTTCCGGGACGACAGCATAATCCACCGCACCCGCATTCAGTGCGTCCTCAACAGCGCGCGCCTCCTTCAATCGCTTTGCCATGTAAATAAGTACAAGTTCCTGATCTCCGAAAAATTCCGGGTCGCGCAACATATCCACCCAATGATACCCCATGAAACCGAGTGGCGGGCGGCAATCGCGGGGGAATCTGACCGCAACCTCGCGAGGCGGGCCTTGAGTCGCAGAGATTGAAAAAATGCGGCAAATCAGGCCCTGCTGCCGGTGGGCTGAGCCTCGGGACAGCTTACAGTGGAACGGCTGCGCAGCTCCAACCCGCAGCACGGGACAAGAAGCAGGACGCCAGGAATATCAAGCGGGACATCAGAGATCTGAAGCGGGACCGCAAAGATCTGCGAGCGGACAAGCGGGACATTCGCAATGACACGAAGGACCTCCGCGCCGATCGCAAGGATCTCAGGCAGGATATGAAAAACAAGGAGAATCCCGCTGACATCAAGGCGGATCGTCGCGATATCAGGAGCGACAAGAGAGACATCAGGAACGATGTCCGTGACAAGCGTCAGGATGTGCGTGACATCCGCCGCGACAGGCTGGATTTGAAGAAAGACCTCAAGGACCGCAAGCAGGACCGTTGATCCGCGGACCCATCCGATCCCGCCTCCTCGTATGCGGCTGCGGTGCACATGAGTGCCACACGCCATCCGGAACTCGTGAGTTGCACCGGAGCCGCGCCCCCCGCTGCAAGAGCCGATGCGACCGAATTCAGGAGCAACTCCGAGGAAACATCTCCCCAAAAACGGGCCCTTCCAATTTGCAAAACAGGCACGGTTTCCGCACCCGCATCGGGATTACCTCCGAAGGCCAGAGTGTCTCAAAACCCGCGCCAGTCGCTGGTTTCAGCGTCATCGTGCCGGAAATTTATTTTTGTTTTTTTTGGTTGCAAGCATCTAACCTGTGTGTTACTTTCACGCCCGTTGTTGGGTCGAAACGCTTCGCGCCACCCCAAGAGGGTTGGCAAATTGAAATCCCCTGAATTTGAAGTCTCGGGGGCAGTAGGAGAACAAGAAGTACCTGCTGCACGAGGGGGTGGTGCGCTTTTCCACAGTTGTGGAAACACCTGTGGAAATTTTGACACATCCAGCGGAGATCACCTAATTCATCATAATCATCTATTCGTTTCTCCTAAGAGTGTCGTATGGAAGTTTGGACCCAGGTGTTGTCCAGTGTCTGCAAGCGGGTCAACTCACAGTGTTTTGAAACCTGGTTTCGCCCGATCGTCTTCGATTACTGCGACGGCCACGCACTTCACCTTACCGTCCCCAACGAAAGCTTCAAGAAGTGGCTGCTGGAGAACTACTCGGACGTGCTGCGTGAAGCGGTAAAGGAAGCTGCCCGCAGTCCGCTCCAGCTGAAGGTTTCCGTGGGAACCCCGCCGGCGAGTGAAACTCCGGTTGCAGCGAGCCAGGCGGCAGACGGCCCCGCCGGATCCTTCCCTCTCAACCCCAAATACACCTTTGATTCGTTTGTAGTGGGCTCCAGCAATCAATTCGCGCGCGCTGCGGCCCTGGCTGTGGCAGAACAGCCTTCGAAGGCGTATAACCCGTTATACATTTACGGTGGTGTGGGGTTGGGCAAAACCCACCTCATGCATGCCATCGGGCACTTCATCCAGAGCAAGGCTCCCAGGCTGCACCTCAGTTACATGTCCTCGGAGCGGTTCATGAACGAGCTCGTCAACTCAATTCGATTTGACCGCACCAGCCAGTTCCGGGAGAAGTATCGCAACATCGATATCCTGCTTATGGATGACATCCAATTCATGGCGGGCAAGGAACGCACGCAGGAAGAGTTCTTTCACACGTTCAACGCGCTCTACGACGCACAGAAGCAGATCGTGATCAGCAGTGACTGTCCGCCGCGAGAAATCCCCACGATCGAAGAGCGGTTGCACTCCCGCTTCGAGTGGGGCCTGATAGCGGACATTCAGCCGCCCGATCTCGAGACCAAGATCGCGATCCTCAGAAAGAAGGCGGAGTCGGACCTCGTGGCGCTGCCAGACTCGGTCGCGGTCTATGTGGCCAGCAGCATCCGCTCCAACATCCGGGAACTCGAGGGGGCTCTGATCCGTCTCACCGCCCGCGCTTCTCTCGACGGCATGGACGCCTCGGAGATCGACATCAGCTACGCCAGGGAGGTCCTCAAGGACCTCGTAAAGGACGACCGGCGTTCGATCACCTCGGAGATGGTCATCCGCGCCGTCGCCGGC
The Terriglobia bacterium genome window above contains:
- the dnaA gene encoding chromosomal replication initiator protein DnaA, with amino-acid sequence MEVWTQVLSSVCKRVNSQCFETWFRPIVFDYCDGHALHLTVPNESFKKWLLENYSDVLREAVKEAARSPLQLKVSVGTPPASETPVAASQAADGPAGSFPLNPKYTFDSFVVGSSNQFARAAALAVAEQPSKAYNPLYIYGGVGLGKTHLMHAIGHFIQSKAPRLHLSYMSSERFMNELVNSIRFDRTSQFREKYRNIDILLMDDIQFMAGKERTQEEFFHTFNALYDAQKQIVISSDCPPREIPTIEERLHSRFEWGLIADIQPPDLETKIAILRKKAESDLVALPDSVAVYVASSIRSNIRELEGALIRLTARASLDGMDASEIDISYAREVLKDLVKDDRRSITSEMVIRAVAGYFGLKPTQLKSKNNARRISQPRQIAMYICKEVTGLSLPQIGKDFGGKHHTTVLHSIRKIEEQKKKDSEIAAALTKILPSFR